Proteins from a genomic interval of Mesobacillus sp. S13:
- the rpoC gene encoding DNA-directed RNA polymerase subunit beta': MLDVNNFEYMKIGLASPDKIRSWSFGEVKKPETINYRTLKPEKDGLFCERIFGPTKDWECHCGKYKRVRYKGVVCDRCGVEVTRAKVRRERMGHIELAAPVSHIWYFKGIPSRMGLVLDMSPRALEEVIYFASYVVTETGDTALEKKQLLSEKEYRAYREKYGNKFQAAMGAEAIKKLLSDIDLDKEADMLKEELRTAQGQRRTRAIKRLEVVEAFRGSGNEPSWMILDVLPVIPPELRPMVQLDGGRFATSDLNDLYRRVINRNNRLKRLLDLGAPSIIVQNEKRMLQEAVDALIDNGRRGRPVTGPGNRPLKSLSHMLKGKQGRFRQNLLGKRVDYSGRSVIVVGPNLHMYQCGLPKEMALELFKPFVMKELVQKGLAHNIKSAKRKIERVQPEVWDVLEDVIKEHPVLLNRAPTLHRLGIQAFEPTLVEGRAIRLHPLVCTAYNADFDGDQMAVHVPLSAEAQAEARLLMLAAQNILNPKDGKPVVTPSQDMVLGNYYLTLEREAAVGEGMVFKDTNEALIAYQNGYVHLHTRIAVAAASLGNQTFTEEQNGQLLITTVGKLIFNEILPASFPYINEPSKENLEEKTPEKYFVEKGADVKEVIKSMPLVDPFKKKILGNIIAEVFKKFKITETSKMLDRMKGLGFTYSTKAGITVGVADIVVLKEKQEIISEAQTKVDNVLKQFRRGLITEDERYDRVISIWSQAKDNIQAKLMKSLDNSNPIFMMSDSGARGNASNFTQLAGMRGLMANPAGRIIELPIKSSFREGLTVLEYFISTHGARKGLADTALKTADSGYLTRRLVDVAQDVIVREDDCGTDRGLFIKSLKDGTEVIEPLEERLIGRYARKAIKHPETKAVIVPENGLITEDLAVEVTEAGIEEVWIRSAFTCNTRHGVCKKCYGRNLATGQEVEVGEAVGIIAAQSIGEPGTQLTMRTFHTGGVAGDDITQGLPRIQELFEARNPKGQAVISELEGVVVGINEGKDRQQEIVIQGEIESRTYNAPYTARLKVAVNDHVERGQELTEGSIDPKELLRVKDVQSVQEYLLKEVQKVYRMQGVEIGDKHVEVMVRQMMRKIRVIDAGETDVLPGTLLEIHQFTDANRKALLEGKMPATGRPVLLGITKASLETDSFLSAASFQETTRVLTDAAIKGKRDELLGLKENVIIGKLVPAGTGMQRYRRAEPISTEEENAEDAITVE, translated from the coding sequence TTGCTAGATGTTAATAATTTTGAGTACATGAAAATTGGCCTCGCTTCACCAGACAAGATCCGTTCATGGTCTTTCGGTGAAGTTAAAAAGCCGGAAACAATCAACTATCGTACTTTAAAACCAGAAAAAGACGGCTTATTCTGTGAGCGTATCTTCGGACCGACAAAGGACTGGGAATGTCATTGCGGAAAGTACAAAAGAGTCCGCTACAAAGGCGTAGTCTGTGACCGATGCGGCGTTGAAGTAACACGCGCAAAAGTCCGTCGTGAAAGAATGGGACACATTGAGCTTGCAGCTCCTGTATCTCACATTTGGTATTTCAAAGGTATTCCTAGCCGTATGGGACTAGTTCTTGACATGTCTCCTCGCGCACTAGAAGAAGTTATTTACTTTGCTTCGTATGTGGTAACGGAAACTGGTGACACTGCTCTTGAAAAGAAGCAATTGTTGTCAGAGAAAGAATACCGTGCTTACCGCGAAAAATACGGAAACAAGTTCCAGGCTGCCATGGGAGCGGAAGCAATCAAAAAGCTGCTTTCTGACATCGACCTAGATAAAGAAGCAGATATGCTGAAGGAAGAATTAAGAACTGCACAGGGCCAGCGTCGTACTCGTGCGATCAAACGTCTTGAGGTAGTTGAAGCGTTCCGTGGGTCAGGTAATGAGCCATCATGGATGATTCTTGATGTACTTCCTGTCATCCCGCCTGAACTTCGCCCGATGGTACAGCTTGATGGAGGACGTTTCGCAACATCCGACCTGAACGACCTGTACCGCCGTGTTATCAACCGTAACAACCGTCTGAAGCGTCTTCTTGACCTTGGTGCTCCAAGCATCATCGTTCAGAACGAAAAGCGCATGCTTCAGGAAGCTGTTGACGCCTTGATTGACAATGGCCGTCGCGGCCGTCCAGTAACAGGACCAGGTAACCGTCCATTGAAGTCCCTTTCCCATATGCTTAAGGGTAAGCAAGGCCGTTTCCGTCAAAACCTTCTTGGTAAGCGTGTTGACTACTCTGGCCGTTCGGTTATCGTCGTAGGTCCAAACCTGCATATGTATCAGTGCGGATTGCCTAAGGAAATGGCTCTTGAGCTATTCAAGCCATTCGTAATGAAAGAACTTGTACAAAAGGGCTTAGCCCATAACATAAAGTCTGCCAAACGCAAGATTGAGCGCGTACAGCCGGAAGTCTGGGATGTGCTTGAAGATGTCATCAAGGAGCATCCGGTATTGCTTAACCGTGCACCGACTCTTCACAGACTTGGAATCCAGGCGTTCGAACCTACATTGGTAGAAGGACGCGCAATCCGTCTTCACCCACTCGTATGTACAGCTTACAACGCTGACTTCGATGGTGACCAGATGGCGGTCCACGTACCACTTTCAGCAGAAGCACAGGCAGAAGCACGTCTATTGATGCTTGCTGCCCAGAACATCCTGAACCCTAAGGATGGAAAGCCAGTTGTTACCCCTTCCCAGGATATGGTTTTAGGTAACTACTACCTGACTCTGGAAAGAGAAGCAGCTGTTGGCGAAGGTATGGTGTTCAAGGATACGAATGAAGCCTTAATCGCATACCAGAATGGTTATGTACATCTTCACACTCGTATCGCTGTTGCGGCAGCATCACTTGGCAACCAGACATTTACGGAAGAGCAAAATGGCCAGCTATTGATCACGACAGTTGGAAAGCTGATTTTCAACGAAATCCTTCCAGCGTCATTCCCATACATCAATGAGCCTTCAAAAGAAAATCTTGAGGAGAAAACTCCTGAGAAGTATTTTGTTGAAAAGGGTGCAGATGTAAAGGAAGTCATCAAGTCAATGCCATTGGTGGATCCGTTCAAGAAGAAAATTCTTGGAAACATCATTGCTGAAGTGTTCAAGAAGTTCAAAATCACGGAAACATCAAAAATGCTAGACCGTATGAAGGGACTTGGCTTCACATACTCCACTAAAGCGGGTATTACGGTTGGTGTGGCTGATATCGTGGTTCTTAAAGAGAAGCAAGAAATCATTTCAGAAGCACAGACGAAGGTAGACAATGTTCTTAAGCAGTTCAGACGCGGTTTGATCACCGAGGACGAGCGTTACGATCGTGTTATCTCCATCTGGAGCCAGGCGAAGGATAATATCCAGGCTAAGCTGATGAAATCACTAGATAATTCAAACCCAATCTTCATGATGAGTGACTCCGGTGCCCGTGGTAACGCGTCCAACTTCACGCAGCTTGCTGGTATGCGTGGTCTGATGGCCAACCCGGCTGGACGAATCATCGAGTTGCCGATCAAGTCAAGTTTCCGTGAAGGTCTGACAGTATTGGAGTACTTCATCTCCACTCACGGTGCTCGTAAAGGTCTTGCCGATACAGCACTTAAGACTGCTGACTCAGGTTATCTGACTCGTCGTCTTGTAGACGTAGCGCAGGATGTCATCGTTCGCGAAGACGATTGTGGTACAGATAGAGGCCTGTTTATCAAATCGCTTAAAGATGGTACCGAAGTAATCGAACCTCTGGAAGAGCGTCTGATTGGCCGCTATGCAAGAAAGGCGATCAAGCATCCTGAAACGAAGGCTGTGATTGTACCTGAAAACGGATTGATCACAGAAGACTTGGCAGTTGAAGTAACTGAAGCTGGAATCGAGGAAGTGTGGATCCGTTCTGCATTTACATGTAATACACGTCACGGTGTATGTAAGAAGTGTTACGGTCGCAACCTTGCGACTGGCCAGGAAGTCGAAGTTGGCGAAGCGGTCGGTATCATCGCTGCCCAGTCAATCGGTGAGCCAGGTACACAGCTTACAATGCGTACGTTCCATACGGGCGGTGTTGCAGGAGACGATATCACACAAGGTCTTCCGCGTATCCAGGAATTGTTCGAAGCACGTAATCCTAAAGGGCAGGCTGTCATCTCTGAATTGGAAGGTGTCGTAGTCGGCATCAACGAAGGAAAAGACCGTCAGCAGGAAATCGTGATCCAGGGTGAAATCGAAAGCCGTACTTACAACGCGCCATACACAGCTCGCTTGAAAGTGGCTGTGAATGACCATGTAGAACGCGGTCAGGAACTCACTGAAGGTTCAATCGACCCTAAGGAACTATTAAGAGTCAAAGATGTTCAGTCTGTACAGGAATACTTATTGAAAGAAGTTCAAAAAGTATACCGTATGCAGGGTGTTGAAATCGGCGACAAGCACGTTGAAGTAATGGTGCGCCAGATGATGCGCAAAATCAGGGTGATTGACGCTGGTGAAACAGATGTACTTCCAGGCACATTGCTTGAGATCCATCAGTTCACCGACGCCAACCGCAAAGCACTTCTTGAAGGCAAAATGCCGGCAACAGGACGTCCAGTATTGCTTGGTATTACTAAAGCATCACTTGAGACGGATTCATTCCTGTCTGCAGCATCCTTCCAGGAAACAACAAGAGTGCTTACAGATGCTGCAATCAAAGGCAAGCGCGATGAGCTTCTCGGCCTGAAAGAAAATGTTATCATCGGTAAACTTGTTCCAGCTGGAACTGGTATGCAGCGATACAGAAGAGCTGAACCAATCTCAACGGAAGAAGAAAATGCCGAAGATGCGATCACTGTAGAATAA
- a CDS encoding 50S ribosomal protein L7ae-like protein, with translation MSYEKVAQAKKIIVGSKQTVKALKAGEVLELVIAKDADMKVTANLLQTARDMNTAITYVDSMIKLGKACGIAVGASAVAITK, from the coding sequence ATGTCTTATGAAAAAGTAGCTCAAGCTAAAAAGATTATAGTAGGATCAAAGCAAACAGTGAAAGCACTGAAGGCTGGCGAAGTACTCGAACTGGTCATTGCGAAGGATGCTGACATGAAAGTGACAGCGAATCTATTGCAGACAGCCAGGGACATGAACACCGCCATCACCTATGTCGACTCTATGATAAAACTAGGGAAGGCATGCGGGATTGCCGTTGGAGCCTCAGCTGTAGCGATAACCAAGTAA
- the rpsL gene encoding 30S ribosomal protein S12, with translation MPTINQLVRKPRSSKEEKSKSPALNKGYNSFKKAQTNVSSPQKRGVCTRVGTMTPKKPNSALRKYARVRLTNGIEVTAYIPGIGHNLQEHSVVLIRGGRVKDLPGVRYHIVRGALDTAGVNNRMQGRSKYGTKRPKAAKK, from the coding sequence ATGCCTACAATTAACCAATTAGTGCGCAAGCCACGTAGCTCAAAAGAGGAGAAGTCAAAATCTCCGGCGCTAAATAAAGGTTACAACAGCTTCAAAAAAGCACAAACTAACGTTTCATCTCCACAAAAGCGTGGTGTATGTACTCGTGTTGGTACTATGACTCCAAAGAAGCCGAACTCAGCGTTGCGTAAATACGCTCGTGTACGTTTGACTAACGGAATCGAGGTAACAGCTTATATCCCTGGTATCGGGCACAACCTTCAAGAGCACAGCGTTGTTCTTATCCGTGGAGGACGTGTAAAAGACTTACCGGGTGTGCGTTACCACATCGTTCGTGGTGCTCTTGATACTGCTGGTGTTAACAACCGTATGCAGGGCCGTTCTAAGTACGGTACTAAGAGACCGAAAGCAGCTAAGAAATAA
- the rpsG gene encoding 30S ribosomal protein S7 — MPRKGPVAKRDVLPDPIYNSKLITRLINKMMIDGKRGKSQKILYSAFDIIRERSGKEPIEVFDAALKNIMPVLEVKARRVGGANYQVPVEVRADRRTTLGLRWLVNYSRLRGEKTMEERLANEILDAANNTGASVKKREDTHKMAEANKAFAHYRW; from the coding sequence ATGCCACGTAAAGGTCCAGTTGCAAAGAGAGACGTATTGCCGGATCCGATTTATAACTCAAAGCTTATCACTCGCCTGATCAACAAAATGATGATCGATGGTAAGAGAGGTAAATCACAAAAGATCCTTTATTCAGCTTTTGATATCATTCGTGAGCGTTCAGGCAAAGAGCCAATTGAAGTATTCGACGCAGCTCTTAAGAACATCATGCCTGTTCTAGAAGTAAAAGCACGCCGTGTAGGTGGAGCAAACTATCAAGTACCAGTTGAGGTGCGTGCAGACCGCCGTACAACACTTGGTCTTCGTTGGTTGGTAAACTACTCACGTCTTCGTGGGGAAAAGACAATGGAAGAGCGTCTTGCTAACGAAATTCTTGACGCTGCTAACAACACTGGTGCTTCTGTTAAGAAGCGCGAAGATACACACAAAATGGCGGAAGCAAACAAAGCATTCGCTCACTATCGTTGGTAG
- the fusA gene encoding elongation factor G, which yields MAREFSLEKTRNIGIMAHIDAGKTTTTERVLYYTGRIHKIGETHEGASQMDWMEQEQERGITITSAATTASWKEHRVNIIDTPGHVDFTVEVERSLRVLDGAVAVLDAQSGVEPQTETVWRQATTYGVPRVVFVNKMDKLGADFLYSVSTIHDRLQANAHPIQLPIGAEDEFEAIIDLVEMRAIFYGNDLGTEITVGEIPEEYMEKAEEYREKLVEAVAELDEELMEKYLGGEELTVEEIKAAIRKGTTNVEFYPVICGSAFKNKGVQLMLDAVIDYLPSPLDVPAIQGHLPDTEDVVERHSDDNEPFSALAFKVMTDPYVGKLTFFRVYSGTLDSGSYVQNSTKGKRERIGRILQMHANSRQEISTVYAGDIAAAVGLKDTTTGDTLCDEKSLVILESMQFPEPVIQLSVEPKSKADQDKMTTALQKLQEEDPTFRAHTDQETGQVIIAGMGELHLDIIVDRMRREFKVEANVGAPQVAYRETFRESASVEGKFARQSGGRGQFGHVWIEFSPNEEGKGFEFENGIVGGVVPREYIPAVQAGLEDALDRGVLAGYPLVDIKARLFDGSYHDVDSSEMAFKIAASMALKNAASKCKPVILEPVMRVEVVIPEEYLGDIMGMITARRGRVEGMDARGNAQVVRAMVPLSEMFGYATALRSSTQGRGVFSMHFDHYEEVPKSVSEEIIKKNKGE from the coding sequence ATGGCAAGAGAGTTCTCCTTAGAAAAAACTCGTAATATTGGAATCATGGCTCACATTGATGCTGGTAAAACAACAACAACTGAGCGTGTTCTTTATTATACTGGCCGTATTCACAAAATCGGCGAAACACACGAAGGTGCTTCTCAAATGGACTGGATGGAGCAGGAACAAGAGCGTGGAATCACGATCACTTCTGCTGCAACAACAGCTTCATGGAAAGAACACCGCGTAAACATCATCGATACACCAGGACACGTAGACTTCACTGTTGAAGTTGAACGTTCACTGCGTGTACTTGATGGTGCAGTAGCAGTACTTGACGCACAGTCAGGTGTTGAGCCTCAAACAGAAACAGTTTGGCGCCAGGCTACTACTTATGGAGTTCCACGTGTAGTATTCGTTAATAAAATGGATAAGCTAGGCGCGGACTTCCTATACTCAGTATCAACTATCCATGATCGCCTTCAAGCGAACGCTCACCCGATCCAACTTCCGATCGGTGCTGAAGATGAGTTCGAAGCAATCATCGACTTAGTTGAAATGAGAGCTATTTTCTACGGTAATGACCTTGGAACAGAGATCACTGTTGGGGAAATTCCTGAAGAATATATGGAAAAAGCTGAAGAGTACCGTGAAAAGCTAGTCGAAGCGGTAGCTGAGCTTGACGAAGAACTTATGGAAAAATACCTTGGCGGAGAAGAGCTTACAGTCGAAGAGATCAAAGCTGCTATCCGTAAAGGTACTACAAATGTTGAATTCTACCCAGTTATCTGTGGTTCAGCATTCAAAAACAAAGGTGTTCAGCTAATGCTTGACGCTGTAATCGACTACCTTCCATCTCCATTGGATGTACCTGCGATCCAGGGCCATCTTCCGGACACTGAAGATGTGGTTGAGCGTCACTCTGACGACAACGAGCCGTTCTCTGCTCTTGCGTTTAAAGTTATGACTGACCCTTATGTTGGTAAATTAACATTCTTCCGCGTTTACTCTGGTACTCTTGATTCTGGTTCTTATGTCCAGAACTCAACTAAAGGAAAGCGTGAACGTATCGGACGTATCCTCCAGATGCACGCGAACAGCCGTCAGGAAATCTCAACGGTTTACGCTGGTGACATCGCTGCAGCTGTTGGTCTGAAAGATACAACTACTGGTGACACTCTATGTGACGAAAAGTCTCTAGTTATTCTTGAGTCCATGCAGTTCCCAGAGCCTGTAATCCAGTTATCAGTTGAGCCTAAGTCAAAAGCTGACCAGGACAAAATGACAACTGCATTGCAAAAACTTCAAGAAGAAGATCCAACATTCCGTGCGCATACTGACCAGGAAACTGGACAAGTTATCATCGCTGGAATGGGTGAGCTTCACCTTGATATCATCGTTGACCGTATGCGTCGTGAATTTAAAGTGGAAGCAAACGTTGGTGCACCTCAGGTTGCATACCGTGAAACTTTCCGTGAATCAGCTTCTGTTGAAGGTAAATTCGCACGTCAGTCCGGTGGACGTGGTCAGTTCGGACACGTTTGGATCGAGTTCTCTCCAAACGAAGAAGGAAAAGGGTTCGAGTTCGAGAATGGAATCGTCGGTGGTGTAGTTCCACGTGAATACATCCCAGCGGTACAGGCTGGTCTTGAAGACGCTCTTGACCGTGGTGTCCTTGCAGGATATCCACTAGTTGACATCAAAGCAAGACTATTCGATGGTTCTTACCACGATGTTGACTCCTCTGAAATGGCGTTTAAGATCGCTGCTTCAATGGCACTTAAGAATGCTGCTTCTAAGTGTAAGCCAGTTATCCTTGAGCCTGTCATGAGGGTTGAAGTTGTTATCCCTGAAGAATATCTTGGAGATATCATGGGTATGATTACTGCTCGTCGCGGACGCGTCGAAGGTATGGATGCTCGTGGTAACGCACAAGTTGTTCGTGCGATGGTTCCACTTTCAGAAATGTTCGGTTATGCAACTGCTCTTCGTTCAAGCACACAAGGACGCGGTGTATTCTCAATGCACTTCGACCACTACGAAGAAGTTCCTAAATCTGTTTCTGAAGAAATCATCAAAAAAAATAAAGGTGAATAA
- the tuf gene encoding elongation factor Tu has translation MGKAKFDRSKPHVNIGTIGHVDHGKTTLTAAITTVLSKVGGGEARGYDQIDAAPEERERGITISTAHVEYETATRHYAHVDCPGHADYVKNMITGAAQMDGGILVVSAADGPMPQTREHILLSRQVGVPFLVVFMNKCDMVDDEELLELVEMEVRDLLSEYEFPGDDIPVIKGSALRALEGAPEWEEKITELMAAVDEYIPTPTRDTEKPFMMPVEDVFSITGRGTVATGRVERGQVKVGDVIEIIGMTEEPKSTTVTGVEMFRKLLDYAEAGDNIGALLRGVAREDIQRGQVLAKPGSVKPHTKFKAEVYVLSKEEGGRHTPFFTNYRPQFYFRTTDVTGICNLPEGVEMVMPGDNIEMTVELIAPIAIEEGTKFSIREGGRTVGAGVVATIQE, from the coding sequence ATGGGAAAAGCTAAATTCGATCGTTCGAAGCCACACGTTAACATTGGTACAATTGGTCACGTTGACCATGGTAAAACTACTCTAACAGCTGCTATCACTACTGTACTTTCTAAGGTAGGCGGCGGTGAAGCACGCGGATATGACCAAATCGACGCAGCTCCTGAAGAGCGCGAGCGTGGTATCACAATCTCTACTGCACACGTTGAGTACGAAACTGCTACTCGCCACTATGCACACGTTGACTGCCCAGGACACGCTGACTATGTTAAGAACATGATCACTGGTGCTGCTCAAATGGACGGCGGAATCCTAGTTGTTTCTGCAGCTGATGGCCCAATGCCACAAACTCGTGAGCACATCCTGCTTTCTCGTCAGGTAGGCGTACCTTTCCTTGTTGTTTTCATGAACAAGTGTGATATGGTTGACGACGAAGAACTTCTTGAATTGGTAGAAATGGAAGTACGTGACCTTCTTTCTGAATACGAATTCCCTGGCGATGACATTCCAGTTATCAAAGGTTCTGCTCTAAGAGCCCTTGAAGGTGCTCCTGAGTGGGAAGAAAAAATCACTGAGCTTATGGCTGCAGTTGATGAGTACATCCCAACACCAACACGTGACACTGAAAAGCCATTCATGATGCCTGTTGAGGACGTTTTCTCAATCACTGGCCGTGGAACAGTTGCTACAGGACGTGTTGAGCGTGGACAAGTTAAAGTCGGTGACGTAATCGAAATCATCGGTATGACTGAAGAGCCAAAATCAACTACTGTAACAGGTGTTGAAATGTTCCGTAAGCTTCTTGACTATGCAGAAGCTGGAGACAACATCGGTGCACTTCTTCGTGGGGTAGCTCGTGAAGATATCCAACGTGGTCAAGTACTTGCTAAGCCAGGTTCTGTTAAGCCACACACAAAGTTCAAAGCTGAAGTATACGTTCTTTCAAAAGAAGAAGGTGGACGTCACACTCCATTCTTCACAAACTACCGTCCACAGTTCTACTTCCGTACAACTGATGTAACTGGTATTTGTAACCTTCCTGAAGGCGTAGAAATGGTTATGCCTGGCGACAACATCGAAATGACTGTTGAACTAATCGCTCCAATCGCTATCGAAGAAGGAACTAAGTTCTCAATTCGTGAAGGCGGCCGTACAGTAGGCGCTGGCGTAGTTGCGACTATCCAAGAGTAA
- the rpsJ gene encoding 30S ribosomal protein S10 has translation MAKQKIRIRLKAYDHRILDQSAEKIVETAKRSGAAVSGPIPLPTEKSIYTILRAVHKYKDSREQFEMRTHKRLIDIINPTPQTVDSLMRLDLPSGVDIEIKL, from the coding sequence ATGGCAAAACAAAAAATTCGTATCCGTTTGAAAGCTTATGATCACAGGATTCTTGATCAATCCGCAGAGAAAATTGTTGAAACTGCGAAACGTTCTGGTGCGGCGGTGTCTGGTCCAATCCCACTACCTACAGAAAAGTCAATTTACACAATTCTTCGTGCGGTGCATAAGTACAAGGATTCTCGTGAGCAGTTCGAAATGCGTACGCATAAGCGTCTGATTGACATCATCAATCCGACTCCGCAAACGGTCGACTCACTAATGCGTTTAGACCTGCCATCAGGTGTAGATATTGAAATCAAACTTTAA
- the rplC gene encoding 50S ribosomal protein L3, producing the protein MTKGILGRKIGMTQVFAENGDLIPVTVVEASPNVVLQVKSVETDGYEAIQLGFEDKREKLSNKPEKGHASKANTAPKRFVKEFNGVDVAGYEVGQEVKVDIFAEGDIVDVTGISKGKGFQGAIKRHGQSRGPMAHGSRYHRRPGSMGPVAPNRVFKGKLLPGRMGGEQITVQNLQIVQVDTERNLLLIKGNVPGARKALLKIKGAVKAK; encoded by the coding sequence ATGACCAAAGGAATCTTAGGAAGAAAGATCGGTATGACTCAAGTATTTGCTGAAAACGGCGACCTTATCCCGGTTACTGTGGTAGAAGCTTCTCCAAACGTAGTGCTTCAAGTGAAATCTGTTGAGACAGATGGCTACGAAGCAATCCAGCTTGGCTTTGAAGACAAGCGCGAAAAGCTTTCTAACAAACCGGAAAAAGGCCACGCTTCAAAGGCAAACACTGCTCCTAAGCGCTTCGTAAAAGAATTCAACGGAGTCGATGTAGCAGGATATGAAGTTGGTCAGGAAGTCAAAGTTGATATTTTCGCAGAAGGCGATATCGTAGATGTTACAGGAATCTCAAAGGGTAAAGGTTTCCAAGGTGCTATCAAGCGTCACGGACAATCTCGCGGACCAATGGCTCACGGTTCTCGTTACCACCGCCGCCCTGGTTCAATGGGTCCTGTTGCTCCAAACCGCGTATTCAAAGGTAAACTATTACCTGGACGCATGGGCGGAGAGCAGATCACTGTTCAAAACCTGCAAATCGTTCAAGTTGACACAGAGCGTAACCTGCTTCTTATCAAAGGAAACGTTCCTGGTGCTAGAAAAGCCCTTCTAAAAATCAAAGGTGCTGTAAAAGCTAAGTAA